From one Enterococcus sp. DIV2402 genomic stretch:
- a CDS encoding accessory Sec system protein Asp2, translating into MAKVIKKKREANSEVLDDIVYINLDEYEGNYSSKKLGIRVGPGKNILELADEDEDVYLFYQKLLTEDYMFYWHHNGVSYFIRRKYLKEIWKRTDLGDLGGLFYTVEEPLKERSSETEKNNLIVIFSPMPAENVKYSSNISARCFRTYFPNIQKYLAKNTYVLRIMDANLSYGSLYLNTSNYPNMEEDVQNIIQKIQEELNIEKERVVLYGVDNIAMSALHHGIKGDFKSVIINPYFTLEELKESSFYDKYLSNALPNDLKELVKNAKIENHLIIDSKDSGHSLEELNELARVYMLNDSVDREELVKHVTIETSLALNKNWINI; encoded by the coding sequence ATGGCTAAGGTAATTAAGAAAAAAAGAGAAGCTAATAGCGAAGTTTTAGATGATATCGTATATATTAATTTAGATGAATATGAAGGGAATTATTCATCTAAAAAATTAGGAATTCGCGTAGGTCCAGGTAAAAATATTTTGGAGTTAGCAGACGAAGATGAAGATGTGTATCTATTTTATCAAAAACTGTTAACTGAAGATTATATGTTTTATTGGCATCATAATGGCGTATCCTATTTTATTAGAAGGAAATATTTGAAAGAAATTTGGAAGCGTACAGACTTAGGAGATTTAGGTGGGTTATTTTATACAGTAGAGGAACCATTAAAAGAACGAAGTAGTGAAACTGAAAAAAATAATTTGATTGTTATTTTCAGTCCAATGCCAGCAGAGAATGTAAAATATTCTAGTAATATTTCAGCACGTTGTTTCAGAACATATTTTCCTAATATTCAAAAATATTTAGCAAAAAATACGTATGTTTTACGAATTATGGATGCTAATCTTTCATACGGAAGTTTATATTTAAACACAAGTAATTATCCAAATATGGAAGAAGATGTTCAAAATATTATACAAAAAATACAAGAAGAACTGAATATTGAAAAGGAACGTGTTGTATTATATGGTGTTGATAATATTGCGATGTCGGCGTTGCATCACGGAATTAAAGGTGATTTTAAATCAGTAATTATCAATCCCTATTTTACTTTAGAAGAACTAAAAGAATCTTCATTTTATGATAAATATTTGTCTAATGCTCTGCCAAATGATTTAAAAGAATTGGTTAAGAATGCAAAAATTGAAAATCATTTAATTATAGACAGTAAAGACAGTGGACATTCGTTGGAAGAATTAAATGAATTAGCACGTGTATATATGTTGAATGATTCTGTTGATAGAGAAGAGTTAGTGAAACACGTGACGATTGAAACATCGTTAGCATTAAATAAGAATTGGATAAATATCTAA
- the mltG gene encoding endolytic transglycosylase MltG, with amino-acid sequence MKREQHSNESKFLGKDDKNNRAEESFYSSNPDGKKVDAVEQKEDNSRKSQHRKEDKIVTRIVAIVVLALLIVGGVFGFSTYRYVASSIKPLDPDNSEKIVVDIPSGSTNKMIGQILEDEKVIKSGMVFNYYTKFNNLTGFQAGKYQVSPDMTLDEIGELLQGGGLAADQADARLTIPEGYDVDQIGDVIEKHTELKKKDFLALMKDEKFFDELLEQFPDLLTDASKSEGVRYRLEGYLFPATYDYYKGTSLETLVTEMVSATNNVLAGYYEQIEEADLNVHEVLTIASLVEKEGVTEEDRKKIAQVFFNRLATGMPLQSDISILYALGVHKEMVLYEDLEVDSPYNLYKNTGYGPGPFDNPSEQAIKAVLEPTPNNNYYFVADLETGKVYYAETLEEHNKLVDEYVNKTNKTD; translated from the coding sequence TTGAAGCGAGAACAACACTCGAATGAATCAAAATTCCTTGGAAAAGATGATAAAAACAATAGAGCGGAAGAATCATTTTATTCTTCAAATCCGGATGGAAAGAAGGTAGATGCAGTGGAGCAAAAAGAAGATAATTCAAGAAAATCTCAACATCGAAAAGAAGACAAGATAGTTACACGAATTGTAGCTATTGTCGTACTAGCATTATTAATTGTTGGTGGGGTGTTTGGTTTTTCTACTTATCGATATGTAGCATCTAGTATCAAACCTTTAGATCCGGATAATTCGGAAAAAATTGTGGTAGATATTCCAAGTGGGTCAACTAACAAAATGATTGGTCAGATTTTAGAAGATGAAAAAGTTATTAAAAGTGGTATGGTATTTAACTACTATACAAAATTTAATAATTTAACTGGTTTCCAAGCTGGTAAATATCAAGTATCACCAGATATGACATTAGATGAAATTGGCGAATTATTACAAGGTGGTGGACTAGCAGCTGATCAAGCAGATGCGCGTTTAACTATTCCTGAAGGTTACGATGTTGATCAGATTGGGGACGTAATTGAAAAACATACAGAATTGAAGAAGAAAGATTTTCTTGCTTTAATGAAAGATGAAAAATTTTTCGATGAATTGCTTGAACAATTTCCAGATTTATTAACGGATGCTAGCAAATCTGAAGGTGTTCGTTACCGTTTAGAAGGGTATCTGTTCCCGGCGACTTACGATTACTATAAAGGAACTTCTCTTGAGACTTTAGTGACTGAAATGGTTTCAGCAACTAATAATGTATTAGCGGGATATTATGAACAAATTGAAGAAGCTGATTTGAATGTCCATGAAGTACTGACGATTGCTTCACTAGTGGAAAAAGAAGGGGTTACTGAAGAAGATCGTAAGAAGATTGCCCAAGTATTCTTCAACCGTCTAGCAACAGGCATGCCATTACAGTCAGATATTTCGATTTTATACGCGTTGGGTGTTCATAAAGAGATGGTTCTTTACGAAGATTTAGAGGTCGATTCGCCATATAACCTATATAAAAATACTGGTTATGGACCAGGACCATTTGATAACCCAAGCGAACAAGCGATTAAAGCTGTATTAGAGCCGACACCAAATAATAATTATTATTTTGTAGCAGATTTAGAAACTGGGAAAGTTTATTATGCTGAAACTTTAGAAGAACATAATAAATTAGTTGATGAATATGTGAATAAAACAAATAAAACCGATTAA
- the greA gene encoding transcription elongation factor GreA — MVEKVYPMTIEGKEKLEQELEELKTVKRGEIIERIKVARSFGDLSENSEYESAKDEQAFVEGRITTLETMIRFAQIIDNDGVDQDEVSIGKTVVFKELPDEDEEEYTIVGSAEADPFSGKISNDSPIAQALIGKKINDEVTISTPGGDMLVKIVDVK; from the coding sequence ATGGTAGAAAAAGTATATCCAATGACGATAGAAGGCAAAGAAAAGCTAGAGCAAGAGTTGGAAGAGTTAAAAACTGTTAAACGTGGGGAGATTATTGAGCGAATTAAAGTTGCTCGTAGTTTCGGAGATTTGTCTGAGAACTCTGAATACGAATCTGCAAAAGATGAACAAGCATTTGTAGAAGGTCGTATTACCACATTGGAGACAATGATTCGTTTTGCACAAATTATTGACAATGATGGTGTGGATCAAGATGAAGTTTCAATCGGTAAAACAGTGGTATTTAAAGAATTACCAGATGAAGATGAAGAAGAATATACCATTGTAGGTAGCGCTGAAGCAGATCCATTCTCTGGTAAAATTTCGAATGACTCACCAATTGCTCAAGCGTTAATTGGTAAAAAGATTAATGATGAAGTAACAATCTCAACTCCAGGTGGAGATATGTTAGTAAAAATTGTTGACGTAAAATAA
- the liaF gene encoding cell wall-active antibiotics response protein LiaF: MNSPWRFFFVVEALLFLLAVWQIINNTPLLILLGIGMLNVYLAIKRKKHLRTKNFQLIVGCLMILVSLLNSPALWLMIVFAILFIGLKGVEISGIDFSKHSFWRKKQIIMVETDEPQKHDGKKKKQQWFGNERIGSQVYEWDDINISILSGDTIIDLGNTILPKNDNIVLVRKGFGRTRILIPTGIGVQLEHAAFAGSVVFESKETELRNEVLTVVSSDYSTSPRRLKIVSNTLVGDLEVIRV, encoded by the coding sequence ATGAATAGTCCATGGCGATTCTTTTTTGTCGTAGAAGCCTTATTGTTTTTACTTGCTGTGTGGCAAATTATTAATAATACCCCATTATTAATTTTATTAGGGATAGGTATGCTAAATGTTTATTTAGCTATAAAACGTAAAAAACACTTACGCACAAAGAATTTTCAATTAATCGTAGGTTGTTTGATGATTCTAGTGAGTTTATTAAATAGTCCAGCACTATGGTTGATGATTGTCTTTGCTATTCTTTTTATTGGCTTAAAAGGAGTAGAAATTTCAGGTATTGATTTTTCAAAGCATTCATTTTGGCGCAAAAAACAAATTATTATGGTAGAAACTGATGAACCACAAAAGCATGACGGAAAAAAGAAAAAGCAACAATGGTTTGGTAATGAACGGATTGGCAGTCAAGTTTATGAGTGGGACGATATTAATATTAGTATTTTATCTGGAGATACAATCATTGATTTAGGCAATACAATTTTGCCAAAAAATGATAATATTGTATTAGTACGAAAAGGCTTTGGTCGAACACGTATTTTAATTCCAACAGGGATTGGTGTGCAATTAGAACACGCAGCTTTTGCTGGCTCCGTTGTGTTTGAATCAAAAGAAACTGAATTACGTAACGAAGTGCTAACAGTAGTAAGCAGTGATTATAGTACAAGTCCGCGACGTTTGAAAATCGTATCTAACACCTTAGTGGGAGATTTAGAGGTGATTCGTGTATGA
- a CDS encoding sensor histidine kinase, giving the protein MIAKTSRSMLALYSGIATFLILVFVLFTYLFATGQKNWWLQLFQVKVLFIPMIFYLLAIAIVSGISIFVLLSFTQKRLLAPIEEKMRLLANGNLESKTLNENMPLSASNKELFNMDNDIHQIKEKLKEMSSELQILNARPQVVDGQTKEEILENERHRLARELHDSVSQQLFAAMMMMSALNEQAIKTDVPEAQRKQLAMVSDIINASQSEMRALLLHLRPVTLEGKSLKQGIEQLLRELQTKIKISLKWDIEDLVIPSSIEDQLFRVVQELLSNTLRHAKAEELEVYLNLIDQNILLRVIDDGVGFDPEKQQQKAGSYGLMNIRERITGIGGTLKIISFKNQGTSIEIKIPLLKEVISK; this is encoded by the coding sequence ATGATAGCTAAAACCTCACGAAGCATGCTTGCACTCTACAGTGGTATTGCGACTTTTCTTATTTTAGTTTTTGTTTTATTTACCTATCTTTTTGCCACTGGTCAAAAAAACTGGTGGTTGCAATTATTTCAAGTAAAAGTTTTATTTATTCCAATGATTTTTTATTTATTAGCAATTGCAATTGTTTCAGGAATCTCGATTTTTGTTCTTTTATCATTTACACAAAAAAGACTATTAGCACCAATCGAAGAAAAAATGCGTTTGCTAGCAAATGGTAACTTAGAAAGTAAAACGCTAAATGAAAACATGCCATTATCTGCTTCAAATAAAGAATTATTCAATATGGATAATGATATTCATCAAATCAAAGAAAAACTAAAAGAAATGTCCAGCGAACTACAAATTTTAAATGCACGCCCACAAGTTGTGGATGGACAAACCAAAGAAGAAATTTTAGAAAATGAACGTCATCGTTTAGCGAGAGAATTACATGATTCGGTTTCTCAGCAATTGTTTGCGGCAATGATGATGATGTCAGCGTTAAATGAACAAGCAATCAAAACGGACGTACCCGAAGCCCAAAGAAAGCAATTAGCAATGGTTTCAGATATTATAAATGCTTCCCAATCTGAGATGCGTGCTTTATTGTTACATCTTAGACCAGTTACTTTAGAAGGCAAGAGTTTAAAACAAGGTATTGAACAATTGTTAAGAGAATTACAAACAAAAATCAAAATTTCTTTAAAGTGGGACATTGAAGATTTAGTGATACCAAGTAGTATTGAAGATCAACTGTTCCGTGTAGTACAAGAGTTACTTTCTAATACATTACGCCATGCTAAAGCTGAAGAATTAGAGGTTTATCTTAATTTAATCGATCAAAATATTTTATTACGAGTGATTGATGATGGTGTTGGTTTTGATCCTGAGAAACAACAACAAAAAGCTGGAAGCTATGGTTTAATGAATATTCGCGAACGAATTACGGGTATTGGTGGAACATTAAAAATTATTAGTTTTAAAAATCAAGGTACAAGCATAGAAATTAAGATTCCGTTGTTGAAGGAGGTTATTAGTAAATGA
- a CDS encoding response regulator transcription factor translates to MIRVLLVDDHEMVRLGVSSYLLIQDDIEVVGEAENGIIGYEKALELRPDVILMDLVMEEMDGIEATKAILKDWPEAKIIIVTSFIDDEKVYPAIEAGAAGYMLKTSTAHEIADAIRATQRGERVLEPEVTTKMVNRMTNKTIQLHEDLTNREREVLMLISQGKSNQEIADELFITLKTVKTHVSNILSKLEVEDRTQAAIYAFKHKLVK, encoded by the coding sequence ATGATACGAGTATTGTTGGTAGATGATCATGAGATGGTACGTTTAGGGGTATCTTCTTATTTATTAATCCAAGATGATATTGAAGTTGTTGGGGAAGCTGAAAATGGAATAATAGGATACGAAAAAGCTTTGGAGTTACGTCCTGATGTTATATTGATGGATTTAGTAATGGAAGAAATGGATGGTATCGAAGCGACGAAAGCCATTTTAAAAGATTGGCCTGAAGCAAAAATTATTATTGTGACTAGCTTTATTGATGATGAAAAAGTCTATCCTGCAATTGAAGCGGGTGCTGCTGGCTATATGTTGAAAACATCAACAGCTCATGAGATAGCTGATGCAATTCGCGCTACACAACGTGGTGAACGTGTTTTAGAACCGGAAGTGACCACTAAAATGGTTAATCGTATGACGAATAAAACAATTCAGTTACATGAAGATTTGACAAATCGCGAACGAGAAGTATTGATGTTGATTTCTCAAGGAAAAAGCAATCAGGAAATTGCTGATGAATTATTTATTACCTTAAAAACAGTTAAAACCCATGTCTCTAATATTTTATCTAAGCTTGAAGTAGAAGATCGTACACAAGCGGCTATTTATGCCTTTAAACATAAATTAGTGAAATAA
- a CDS encoding potassium channel family protein translates to MRQNYAIIGLGRFGGSICRTLIESGQEVLAIDSNEDRVNEYMNIATHAVVGNAQDEMTLRSLGIRNFDHVIVAIGEDIQASILVTLMVKEMGVPNILAKAQNEYHARVLEKIGADRVVHPERDMGIRIAHNLVSKNILDFIELSDEFSLAEIRVTNERFFNKTLLELNFRQKFGLTVVAIRRGNGKVVVSPAASEIVRENDNLLVIGNTDEVDLLDDKLND, encoded by the coding sequence ATGAGACAAAATTATGCCATTATTGGCTTAGGTCGTTTCGGTGGGAGTATTTGCCGAACTTTGATAGAATCAGGTCAAGAGGTTTTAGCAATTGATAGTAATGAAGATCGAGTCAATGAATACATGAATATTGCTACTCATGCTGTTGTAGGGAATGCACAAGATGAAATGACATTGCGTTCATTAGGAATTCGTAATTTCGACCATGTGATTGTTGCAATTGGGGAAGATATTCAAGCAAGTATTCTGGTTACTTTAATGGTGAAAGAAATGGGTGTACCAAATATTTTAGCGAAAGCACAAAATGAATATCATGCACGTGTATTAGAAAAAATTGGTGCAGATCGCGTCGTTCATCCGGAAAGAGATATGGGAATTCGAATTGCGCACAATTTAGTCTCTAAAAATATTTTGGATTTTATTGAACTTTCTGATGAATTTTCATTAGCCGAGATTCGGGTAACCAATGAACGATTCTTCAACAAAACATTGCTAGAATTGAATTTTCGTCAAAAATTTGGCTTAACAGTTGTTGCTATTCGCCGAGGAAATGGTAAAGTCGTCGTTTCTCCTGCTGCCAGCGAAATTGTACGTGAAAATGATAATTTACTTGTGATTGGAAATACGGATGAAGTAGATTTGCTTGATGATAAACTAAATGACTAG
- a CDS encoding HesB/YadR/YfhF family protein, whose amino-acid sequence MKIVITDTALSWFKKEVELQPETGIRFFGKIYGNTQVHEGFSVGMSVDRPENPLFEETVDGILFFAEESDDWFFKGLEMTVDYDEKLNEPKYLFTELS is encoded by the coding sequence ATGAAAATAGTAATTACAGATACAGCATTATCATGGTTTAAAAAAGAAGTAGAATTACAACCAGAAACAGGCATTCGTTTCTTTGGGAAAATTTATGGAAACACTCAAGTTCATGAAGGATTCTCGGTAGGGATGTCTGTTGATCGTCCAGAAAATCCACTTTTTGAAGAAACTGTTGATGGTATATTATTTTTTGCTGAAGAAAGCGATGATTGGTTCTTTAAAGGGTTAGAAATGACCGTTGATTATGATGAAAAATTAAACGAACCAAAATATTTATTTACAGAGTTATCATAA
- a CDS encoding glycosyltransferase family 2 protein, with translation MLSIIVPCYNEEESLPLFVKEVEKIAVNIEHQLEYIFVNDGSKDQTLQVLRKLHKEIPDKIRYISFSKNFGKEAGLYAGLQAAKGDLITVMDADLQDPPELLPKMIKMLENSDIDCVGTRRADRHGEPPIRSFFAKMFYRLVNKFGDTEMVDGARDFRLMTRQMVDAILEVTEYNRFSKGIFSWVGFKTEYISYENRERVAGETSWSFWSLFKYSIDGIVNFSDAPLTIASVIGAITCFGAGIALLFIVFRALIFGDQTDGWPSLVSIILFVSGIQLLCIGIIGKYIGKIFLETKKRPIYIVKETEEK, from the coding sequence ATGTTATCAATTATAGTCCCTTGTTATAATGAGGAAGAATCTCTGCCATTATTTGTCAAAGAAGTAGAGAAAATAGCTGTAAATATCGAGCATCAATTGGAGTATATTTTTGTGAATGATGGATCAAAAGATCAAACCTTACAAGTATTACGAAAGCTCCATAAAGAGATACCTGATAAAATAAGGTATATTTCTTTTTCAAAAAATTTCGGAAAAGAAGCAGGGTTATATGCTGGATTACAAGCGGCCAAAGGTGACTTGATTACTGTTATGGATGCTGACTTACAAGATCCTCCAGAATTATTACCAAAAATGATTAAAATGCTTGAGAATTCAGATATTGATTGTGTAGGAACCCGTAGAGCTGATCGTCACGGAGAACCGCCAATCCGTAGTTTTTTTGCCAAAATGTTTTATAGATTAGTCAACAAATTTGGTGATACCGAAATGGTAGATGGCGCACGTGATTTTCGTTTGATGACGCGTCAAATGGTAGATGCGATTTTAGAAGTGACTGAATATAACCGTTTTTCAAAAGGGATATTTAGTTGGGTCGGTTTTAAAACAGAATATATTTCTTATGAAAATCGCGAACGTGTGGCTGGCGAGACATCATGGTCTTTTTGGAGCTTATTTAAATATTCGATAGACGGAATTGTCAATTTTTCCGATGCTCCATTAACCATTGCGTCGGTTATTGGTGCGATTACGTGTTTCGGTGCAGGAATTGCTTTATTATTTATTGTTTTTCGTGCATTAATTTTTGGTGATCAAACAGATGGTTGGCCATCATTAGTATCCATTATTTTATTTGTTAGTGGCATTCAACTTTTATGTATCGGTATTATTGGGAAATATATCGGAAAAATCTTCTTAGAAACGAAAAAGCGTCCAATTTATATTGTAAAAGAAACCGAAGAAAAATAA
- a CDS encoding phosphoglycerate dehydrogenase, which yields MSKYILSTRPFREEFIRQMREISTDYQFVTKDEIHDSFDWNNVEITIGWSKDWRDKLLVPSTSLKWVQAISAGVDTLPLKEFAQHHIQLSNASGLHAQSITDHVLAILFMQSRGIFEAIRSQQKQIWQSELTINNLQDLRILIVGTGKIGQQLAKCLAFLNCRPIGINTNGRAIEHFHETYSIVELAPQTQKADIIINILPLTEDTYHLYDDDFFATMKQSATFINVGRGASVDTTALYQALVDHSIHFAALDVFEEEPLAEDDPLWMLENILITPHISGYTPHFQKSFMRIFIENFKSFHTTGNLSKNTVNIQSGY from the coding sequence ATGAGTAAATATATTTTATCCACTCGTCCATTCCGAGAAGAATTTATTCGCCAAATGCGCGAAATCTCTACTGATTATCAATTCGTTACCAAAGATGAAATTCATGATTCATTTGATTGGAACAATGTTGAAATCACGATTGGCTGGTCTAAAGATTGGCGTGACAAATTATTAGTCCCTTCAACTTCACTAAAATGGGTACAAGCGATTTCTGCTGGTGTCGATACGTTGCCTTTAAAAGAATTTGCCCAACATCATATCCAGTTATCAAACGCCAGTGGGCTTCATGCACAATCAATTACTGATCATGTGTTAGCCATCTTATTCATGCAAAGTCGTGGAATTTTTGAAGCCATCCGCAGCCAACAAAAACAAATTTGGCAATCAGAATTGACGATTAATAATTTACAAGATTTACGTATTTTAATCGTTGGTACTGGAAAAATTGGTCAACAATTAGCTAAATGTTTAGCATTTTTAAATTGCCGACCAATTGGTATCAATACAAATGGACGTGCCATTGAGCATTTTCATGAAACCTATTCGATTGTAGAGCTTGCGCCACAAACTCAAAAAGCTGATATTATCATCAATATCTTGCCGTTGACGGAAGATACTTACCATCTTTATGACGATGATTTCTTTGCAACCATGAAACAATCCGCGACATTTATTAATGTTGGTCGTGGGGCAAGCGTCGATACAACCGCTCTTTACCAAGCCTTGGTTGATCATTCCATCCATTTTGCAGCTTTGGATGTATTTGAAGAAGAACCATTGGCAGAAGATGACCCGTTATGGATGTTAGAAAACATACTAATCACGCCACACATTTCAGGTTACACGCCACATTTTCAAAAATCATTTATGCGTATTTTTATTGAGAATTTCAAATCATTTCATACTACCGGAAACCTCTCTAAAAATACAGTAAATATTCAATCTGGATATTAA
- a CDS encoding DUF1189 domain-containing protein has product MSLIQLAKHAFFNFPQLKEARKIGLGKIIAYILLLSSLSAIPITFQVLQIFKDIQTDGQEIAKQIPDFSIADGKLKTDNAEKGFIYQTDSIIFTFDPEGRRTPEDVSKDMVGNFLSVGLLSEELIVSLPSNDATTSILGSNQFELLYTDLTDANLLNGKMLRNILANQQLPWWVFVVIFIVALYPSFLSLIASILIATLFGNIYCRFRQVRYSFLDNLKITTLCVTLPVVVATIVHALTYTFDSSTFVLLSTLFIFTRAVRPEKNIT; this is encoded by the coding sequence ATTAAAAGAAGCTCGAAAAATTGGCTTAGGAAAAATCATTGCATATATCTTATTATTAAGCTCCTTGTCTGCGATTCCAATCACTTTCCAAGTCTTACAAATTTTTAAAGATATTCAAACAGATGGTCAAGAAATTGCCAAACAAATTCCTGACTTTAGCATTGCAGATGGCAAATTAAAAACAGATAATGCTGAAAAGGGATTTATTTATCAAACAGATTCAATTATTTTTACTTTTGATCCTGAAGGTCGACGAACGCCAGAAGATGTTTCAAAAGATATGGTCGGAAACTTTCTAAGTGTTGGCTTACTTTCTGAAGAATTGATTGTTAGTTTACCTTCCAATGATGCAACCACGTCTATCTTAGGAAGTAATCAATTTGAACTTTTATATACAGACCTTACAGACGCTAATTTGCTCAACGGGAAAATGTTACGAAATATACTAGCAAATCAACAACTACCTTGGTGGGTATTTGTAGTTATTTTTATAGTTGCTCTCTATCCTTCATTTTTAAGTTTGATTGCTTCCATTTTAATTGCTACATTATTCGGAAATATTTATTGTCGTTTTCGTCAAGTACGCTATTCATTTTTAGACAACTTAAAAATTACCACATTATGTGTCACCCTACCTGTTGTAGTAGCCACTATTGTTCATGCACTAACGTATACCTTTGATAGTAGTACTTTTGTTTTATTAAGTACACTCTTTATTTTCACACGTGCAGTTCGACCAGAAAAAAATATTACCTGA